One window of the Salvia splendens isolate huo1 chromosome 1, SspV2, whole genome shotgun sequence genome contains the following:
- the LOC121808910 gene encoding protein argonaute 10-like isoform X1 → MPIRQMKESSEQHFVIKPQLQNSMNSASKSSKTAQYGKGPPPVQESQNKQTSPPSRNRGRRRGQGGRKSDQGDAFMRPSSRPCTVADKPIVRENGRAIVPALSTNVSVGNGGSLCESDMGYPSSSKSLTFPLRPGFGQIGTKCIVKANHFFADLPDKDLNHYDVTITPEVTSKVVNRAIMAELVKLYKESELGMRLPAYDGRKSLYTAGELPFAWKEFTIKLIDEEDTVNGPKRERVYKVVIKFVAKASLHHLGQFLAGKQADGPRDALQILDIVLRELSMKRFCPVGRSFFSPDIRRPQKLGDGLEAWCGFYQSIRPTQMGLSLNIDMASAAFIEALPVIEFVSQLLGKDVMSRPLSDSDRVKVKKGLRGVKVEVTHRGDVRRKYRVSGITTQPTRELVFPVDDNSTMKSVVEYFREMYGFTIQYTHLPCLQVGNQKKANYLPMEACKIVEGQRYTKRLSEKQITSLLKVTCQRPRDRENDILQTVQHNGYDQDPYAKEFGIRISEKLATVEARVLPAPWLKYHETGKEKDCLPQVGQWNMMNKKMINGMTVSRWACINFSRSVQDSVARGFCNELAQMCQVSGMEFSPEPVIPFYNARPDQVEKALKHVYHACMNKLKGKELDLLLAILPDNNGSLYGDLKRICETDLGLISQCCLTKHVFKMNKQYLANVSLKINVKMGGRNTVLLDAISCRIPLVSDIPTIIFGADVTHPENGEESSPSIAAVVASQDWPEVTKYAGLVCAQAHRQELIQDLYKTWQDPLRGTVSGGMVRDLLVSFRKATGQKPQRIIFYRDGVSEGQFYQVLLFELDAIRKACASLEPNYQPPVTFIIVQKRHHTRLFANNHRDKSSTDRSGNILPGTVVDSKICHPTEFDFYLCSHAGIQGTSRPAHYHVLWDENNFTADGIQMLTNNLCYTYARCTRSVSVVPPAYYAHLAAFRARFYMEPDLQEGSRVAGELGVRPLPALKENVKRVMFYC, encoded by the exons ATGCCTATAAGGCAGATGAAGGAAAGTTCAGAGCAACACTTTGTCATAAAACCCCAGCTGCAAAACTCCATGAATTCTGCTTCAAAAAGCTCAAAGACTGCTCAATATGGGAAAGGCCCTCCTCCTGTTCAAGAATCCCAAAACAAGCAGACCTCACCTCCATCAAGAAACAGAGGAAGACGAAGAGGCCAGGGAGGCCGAAAATCGGACCAAGGCGATGCCTTTATGCGGCCGAGCTCGCGGCCATGCACAGTAGCTGATAAACCAATTGTTAGAGAGAATGGTAGAGCCATTGTGCCAGCTTTGTCCACCAATGTCTCAGTTGGAAATGGAGGCAGCTTGTGTGAATCAGACATGGGATATCCTAGCTCGAGCAAGTCCCTGACATTCCCATTGAGGCCGGGGTTTGGGCAGATCGGAACAAAATGCATTGTCAAGGCCAACCATTTCTTTGCAGATTTGCCAGACAAGGATTTGAACCACTATGAT GTAACGATCACCCCTGAGGTGACTTCGAAAGTAGTGAATCGAGCCATCATGGCGGAGCTCGTGAAACTGTACAAAGAATCTGAGTTGGGGATGAGGTTACCAGCCTACGATGGAAGGAAGAGTCTGTATACAGCTGGTGAACTTCCGTTTGCTTGGAAGGAGTTTACGATTAAGCTTATTGATGAAGAGGATACAGTCAATGGTCCCAA GAGAGAAAGGGTGTATAAGGTAGTGATTAAGTTTGTTGCGAAGGCAAGCTTGCATCATTTGGGCCAATTCCTTGCTGGTAAACAGGCGGATGGTCCGAGAGATGCTCTTCAGATTCTTGACATTGTGTTGAGAGAGCTCTCGATGAAAAG ATTCTGCCCTGTGGGGAGATCATTCTTTTCTCCTGATATTCGTAGACCACAAAAGCTAGGTGATGGTTTAGAGGCATGGTGTGGATTTTATCAGAGCATAAGGCCTACTCAGATGGGTCTGTCACTAAACATAG ATATGGCTTCAGCTGCATTTATTGAGGCACTTCCAGTAATTGAATTTGTTTCCCAACTGTTGGGGAAAGATGTCATGTCGAGGCCATTGTCTGATTCAGACCGTGTGAAG GTAAAGAAGGGCCTAAGAGGAGTGAAAGTTGAAGTGACCCACAGAGGGGATGTACGAAGAAAATATCGAGTTTCTGGCATCACAACTCAACCAACTAGAGAGCTAGT ATTTCCAGTTGATGATAACTCGACTATGAAGTCAGTTGTTGAATACTTCCGAGAGATGTATGGATTCACTATTCAGTATACTCATTTGCCTTGTCTTCAAGTAGGAAACCAGAAGAAGGCAAACTATTTGCCTATGGAG GCATGTAAAATCGTTGAGGGCCAAAGGTATACCAAAAGGTTGAGCGAGAAACAAATCACCTCCCTTTTAAAGGTCACTTGCCAAAGACCACGGGACCGGGAAAATGACATACTACAG ACTGTCCAACACAATGGCTATGATCAAGATCCTTATGCCAAGGAGTTTGGAATTAGGATCAGTGAGAAACTGGCAACAGTGGAGGCGAGAGTTCTCCCTGCCCCATGG TTGAAATATCACGAGACTGGAAAGGAAAAGGATTGCCTACCGCAAGTTGGCCAGTGGAATATGATGAACAAG AAAATGATTAATGGCATGACTGTTAGCCGGTGGGCATGCATTAACTTCTCACGAAGTGTTCAAGACAGCGTTGCTCGGGGATTCTGTAATGAACTGGCCCAAATGTGTCAAGTATCCGGCATG GAATTTAGTCCAGAACCGGTTATTCCTTTTTACAATGCTCGGCCAGATCAAGTCGAGAAAGCTTTGAAACATGTTTATCATGCATGTATGAACAAGTTGAAAGGAAAAGAGTTGGATCTTCTGTTGGCCATTCTGCCTGACAACAACGGGTCCCTATATG GTGATCTGAAGCGAATATGTGAAACTGACCTTGGTTTGATATCCCAATGCTGTTTGACAAAGCATGTTTTCAAGATGAACAAGCAATACTTGGCAAACGTATCGTTGAAAATAAATGTTAAG ATGGGCGGCAGAAACACGGTTCTTTTGGATGCTATTAGCTGCCGAATACCTCTTGTCAGTGACATACCGACAATTATATTTGGAGCAGATGTGACACATCCTGAAAATGGAGAGGAATCCAGTCCTTCCATTGCAGCT GTTGTAGCATCTCAAGATTGGCCCGAGGTGACCAAGTATGCAGGATTAGTTTGTGCTCAAGCTCACCGACAAGAGTTGATCCAAGATTTGTACAAAACTTGGCAAGATCCTCTTCGTGGCACAGTCAGCGGAGGCATGGTCAG GGATCTTTTGGTTTCTTTTCGAAAAGCAACTGGTCAAAAACCACAGAGGATTATATTTTACAG GGATGGTGTGAGTGAAGGGCAATTTTACCAGGTGCTACTGTTTGAGTTGGATGCTATACGAAAG GCGTGTGCATCGTTGGAGCCAAATTACCAACCACCGGTAACTTTTATCATAGTTCAGAAGCGACATCATACGAGACTGTTTGCAAACAATCACAGAGACAAGAGCAGCACTGACAGGAGTGGAAATATTTTACCAG GCACTGTTGTTGATTCTAAAATCTGTCATCCAACTGAATTCGACTTCTATTTATGTAGTCATGCAGGAATTCAG GGAACGAGCCGGCCTGCACATTATCATGTACTCTGGGACGAGAACAATTTCACTGCAGACGGGATTCAGATGTTGACGAACAACCTCTGTTATACATACGCTAGGTGCACGCGTTCAGTATCAGTCG TTCCTCCGGCTTACTATGCTCATTTGGCGGCTTTCCGGGCAAGATTTTACATGGAACCGGACTTGCAGGAAGGCTCACGAGTGGCGGGAGAGTTGGGTGTTCGTCCCCTACCGGCCCTCAAAGAAAATGTAAAGAGAGTGATGTTTTATTGTTGA
- the LOC121808910 gene encoding protein argonaute 10-like isoform X2 translates to MPIRQMKESSEQHFVIKPQLQNSMNSASKSSKTAQYGKGPPPVQESQNKQTSPPSRNRGRRRGQGGRKSDQGDAFMRPSSRPCTVADKPIVRENGRAIVPALSTNVSVGNGGSLCESDMGYPSSSKSLTFPLRPGFGQIGTKCIVKANHFFADLPDKDLNHYDVTITPEVTSKVVNRAIMAELVKLYKESELGMRLPAYDGRKSLYTAGELPFAWKEFTIKLIDEEDTVNGPKRERVYKVVIKFVAKASLHHLGQFLAGKQADGPRDALQILDIVLRELSMKRFCPVGRSFFSPDIRRPQKLGDGLEAWCGFYQSIRPTQMGLSLNIDMASAAFIEALPVIEFVSQLLGKDVMSRPLSDSDRVKVKKGLRGVKVEVTHRGDVRRKYRVSGITTQPTRELVFPVDDNSTMKSVVEYFREMYGFTIQYTHLPCLQVGNQKKANYLPMEACKIVEGQRYTKRLSEKQITSLLKVTCQRPRDRENDILQTVQHNGYDQDPYAKEFGIRISEKLATVEARVLPAPWLKYHETGKEKDCLPQVGQWNMMNKKMINGMTVSRWACINFSRSVQDSVARGFCNELAQMCQVSGMEFSPEPVIPFYNARPDQVEKALKHVYHACMNKLKGKELDLLLAILPDNNGSLYGDLKRICETDLGLISQCCLTKHVFKMNKQYLANVSLKINVKMGGRNTVLLDAISCRIPLVSDIPTIIFGADVTHPENGEESSPSIAAVVASQDWPEVTKYAGLVCAQAHRQELIQDLYKTWQDPLRGTVSGGMVRDLLVSFRKATGQKPQRIIFYRDGVSEGQFYQALLLILKSVIQLNSTSIYVVMQEFRERAGLHIIMYSGTRTISLQTGFRC, encoded by the exons ATGCCTATAAGGCAGATGAAGGAAAGTTCAGAGCAACACTTTGTCATAAAACCCCAGCTGCAAAACTCCATGAATTCTGCTTCAAAAAGCTCAAAGACTGCTCAATATGGGAAAGGCCCTCCTCCTGTTCAAGAATCCCAAAACAAGCAGACCTCACCTCCATCAAGAAACAGAGGAAGACGAAGAGGCCAGGGAGGCCGAAAATCGGACCAAGGCGATGCCTTTATGCGGCCGAGCTCGCGGCCATGCACAGTAGCTGATAAACCAATTGTTAGAGAGAATGGTAGAGCCATTGTGCCAGCTTTGTCCACCAATGTCTCAGTTGGAAATGGAGGCAGCTTGTGTGAATCAGACATGGGATATCCTAGCTCGAGCAAGTCCCTGACATTCCCATTGAGGCCGGGGTTTGGGCAGATCGGAACAAAATGCATTGTCAAGGCCAACCATTTCTTTGCAGATTTGCCAGACAAGGATTTGAACCACTATGAT GTAACGATCACCCCTGAGGTGACTTCGAAAGTAGTGAATCGAGCCATCATGGCGGAGCTCGTGAAACTGTACAAAGAATCTGAGTTGGGGATGAGGTTACCAGCCTACGATGGAAGGAAGAGTCTGTATACAGCTGGTGAACTTCCGTTTGCTTGGAAGGAGTTTACGATTAAGCTTATTGATGAAGAGGATACAGTCAATGGTCCCAA GAGAGAAAGGGTGTATAAGGTAGTGATTAAGTTTGTTGCGAAGGCAAGCTTGCATCATTTGGGCCAATTCCTTGCTGGTAAACAGGCGGATGGTCCGAGAGATGCTCTTCAGATTCTTGACATTGTGTTGAGAGAGCTCTCGATGAAAAG ATTCTGCCCTGTGGGGAGATCATTCTTTTCTCCTGATATTCGTAGACCACAAAAGCTAGGTGATGGTTTAGAGGCATGGTGTGGATTTTATCAGAGCATAAGGCCTACTCAGATGGGTCTGTCACTAAACATAG ATATGGCTTCAGCTGCATTTATTGAGGCACTTCCAGTAATTGAATTTGTTTCCCAACTGTTGGGGAAAGATGTCATGTCGAGGCCATTGTCTGATTCAGACCGTGTGAAG GTAAAGAAGGGCCTAAGAGGAGTGAAAGTTGAAGTGACCCACAGAGGGGATGTACGAAGAAAATATCGAGTTTCTGGCATCACAACTCAACCAACTAGAGAGCTAGT ATTTCCAGTTGATGATAACTCGACTATGAAGTCAGTTGTTGAATACTTCCGAGAGATGTATGGATTCACTATTCAGTATACTCATTTGCCTTGTCTTCAAGTAGGAAACCAGAAGAAGGCAAACTATTTGCCTATGGAG GCATGTAAAATCGTTGAGGGCCAAAGGTATACCAAAAGGTTGAGCGAGAAACAAATCACCTCCCTTTTAAAGGTCACTTGCCAAAGACCACGGGACCGGGAAAATGACATACTACAG ACTGTCCAACACAATGGCTATGATCAAGATCCTTATGCCAAGGAGTTTGGAATTAGGATCAGTGAGAAACTGGCAACAGTGGAGGCGAGAGTTCTCCCTGCCCCATGG TTGAAATATCACGAGACTGGAAAGGAAAAGGATTGCCTACCGCAAGTTGGCCAGTGGAATATGATGAACAAG AAAATGATTAATGGCATGACTGTTAGCCGGTGGGCATGCATTAACTTCTCACGAAGTGTTCAAGACAGCGTTGCTCGGGGATTCTGTAATGAACTGGCCCAAATGTGTCAAGTATCCGGCATG GAATTTAGTCCAGAACCGGTTATTCCTTTTTACAATGCTCGGCCAGATCAAGTCGAGAAAGCTTTGAAACATGTTTATCATGCATGTATGAACAAGTTGAAAGGAAAAGAGTTGGATCTTCTGTTGGCCATTCTGCCTGACAACAACGGGTCCCTATATG GTGATCTGAAGCGAATATGTGAAACTGACCTTGGTTTGATATCCCAATGCTGTTTGACAAAGCATGTTTTCAAGATGAACAAGCAATACTTGGCAAACGTATCGTTGAAAATAAATGTTAAG ATGGGCGGCAGAAACACGGTTCTTTTGGATGCTATTAGCTGCCGAATACCTCTTGTCAGTGACATACCGACAATTATATTTGGAGCAGATGTGACACATCCTGAAAATGGAGAGGAATCCAGTCCTTCCATTGCAGCT GTTGTAGCATCTCAAGATTGGCCCGAGGTGACCAAGTATGCAGGATTAGTTTGTGCTCAAGCTCACCGACAAGAGTTGATCCAAGATTTGTACAAAACTTGGCAAGATCCTCTTCGTGGCACAGTCAGCGGAGGCATGGTCAG GGATCTTTTGGTTTCTTTTCGAAAAGCAACTGGTCAAAAACCACAGAGGATTATATTTTACAG GGATGGTGTGAGTGAAGGGCAATTTTACCAG GCACTGTTGTTGATTCTAAAATCTGTCATCCAACTGAATTCGACTTCTATTTATGTAGTCATGCAGGAATTCAG GGAACGAGCCGGCCTGCACATTATCATGTACTCTGGGACGAGAACAATTTCACTGCAGACGGGATTCAGATGTTGA
- the LOC121794125 gene encoding pentatricopeptide repeat-containing protein At5g43790-like isoform X1 translates to MLLVSELRVEARYRCFDSIPECSYLNAQNESLKQKTCLVVHVLNAKGIRDTRWASWCRKINSDMMRAVSPTLNCPILHLLQKCKTFNTLKQVHAQMITTGLILHTYPISRILLISSSLSPLPYTLAIFSRAPNPSIFLYNTLISRLTVNNQVKLALSLYDQMLADPNLRPNNYTYPSLFKAFAAQQWFKHGQALHVHILKFIYPLRDNFVQASLLNFYSRCGRVDIARYFFDQIMEPDLATWNSILSAYARNSSVSLSGDPRLLDENTSSSLEVLNLFGHMQKSGAEPSEVTLVAIITACAELGALGQGIWAHVYIIKNALSLNHYIGTALITLYTNCGRLGFASQLFYQLPHTDIFCFNAMIRGLAIHGRGCEALDLFETMKHKGLTPDNVTMLAVMCACSHVGLVDEGRRYFELMTSIYGLKPKIEHYCCLVDLLGRAGLVKEAEERILTIPMKPNAVLWRCLLGAARVHGDLETGEVALKKLVELEPETSGNYVLLSNMYSCKKKWDDAKRVRQLMKERGVEKMPGSSLVEVDGSMHEFLAGDKSHPRAREVYLKLEDMNAKLQEHGHRARTREVLFDIEEEEKEEALSYHSERLAIAFALIATDSCTPVRIIKNLRVCVDCHSSTKLLSRIYGREIIVRDRTRFHHFNNGSCSCLDYW, encoded by the exons ATGTTGTTGGTTAGCGAATTGAGGGTAGAAGCAAGATACCGGTGTTTTG ATTCCATTCCAGAGTGCAGCTACTTGAATGCACAAAACGAATCTCTGAAGCAAAAGACCTGTCTTGTAGTCCACGTACTGAATGCTAAAGGGATAAGGGATACAAGATGGGCTTCTTGGTGTCGCAAGATCAACTCCGACATGATGAGAGCAGTAAGCCCAACACTCAACTGTCCAATCCTCCACCTCTTGCAAAAATGCAAGACTTTCAATACTTTGAAACAAGTACATGCTCAAATGATCACAACTGGCCTCATTCTCCACACCTACCCTATCAGCCGTATTCTCCTCATATCTTCTTCACTGTCTCCATTACCCTATACGTTGGCAATATTCAGCCGTGCCCCCAACCCAAGCATATTTCTTTACAACACCCTCATCTCACGCCTCACTGTAAACAATCAAGTGAAACTTGCCCTTTCTCTTTATGACCAGATGCTTGCTGACCCCAATCTCAGACCCAATAATTATACATACCCATCTCTATTTAAGGCATTTGCAGCCCAACAATGGTTCAAACACGGCCAAGCCCTACATGTGCACATCCTAAAATTCATTTACCCTCTTCGCGACAATTTTGTTCAAGCATCATTGCTTAATTTTTATTCAAGATGTGGAAGAGTGGATATTGCTAGATATTTCTTTGATCAGATAATGGAACCAGACTTAGCAACATGGAACTCTATATTATCTGCTTATGCACGGAACTCTAGTGTTAGCTTATCAGGCGACCCTCGCCTTTTGGATGAGAACACGAGTTCATCTCTGGAGGTTTTAAATCTGTTCGGCCACATGCAGAAGTCTGGGGCAGAGCCAAGTGAAGTGACATTAGTCGCCATAATTACTGCATGTGCCGAATTAGGCGCCCTTGGCCAAGGCATCTGGGCGCATGTTTATATAATCAAGAATGCACTTAGCCTCAATCACTATATCGGCACAGCACTAATTACCCTCTACACAAATTGTGGCCGTCTTGGATTTGCTAGTCAATTGTTCTACCAGCTGCCTCATACAGATATATTCTGTTTCAATGCCATGATTAGAGGTCTTGCAATCCATGGCCGTGGATGCGAGGCTCTTGATTTATTTGAGACAATGAAGCATAAGGGTCTCACCCCCGATAATGTGACAATGCTGGCTGTAATGTGTGCTTGCTCACATGTGGGATTGGTGGATGAAGGGCGCAGATATTTTGAGTTGATGACCAGTATCTACGGACTTAAGCCTAAAATTGAGCACTATTGTTGCCTGGTGGATCTTTTGGGTCGAGCTGGGCTGGTTAAGGAAGCTGAGGAAAGGATTCTGACAATTCCAATGAAGCCTAATGCGGTTTTGTGGCGGTGTTTACTTGGGGCAGCTCGAGTTCATGGAGATCTCGAGACAGGTGAAGTTGCACTAAAGAAGCTAGTAGAGCTGGAGCCGGAGACTAGTGGGAATTATGTGCTTTTGTCGAACATGTATTCGTGCAAGAAGAAATGGGACGACGCCAAAAGAGTAAGGCAGTTGATGAAAGAGCGGGGCGTGGAGAAAATGCCCGGGAGCAGTTTAGTTGAAGTTGATGGTTCAATGCACGAGTTTCTTGCTGGTGACAAGAGCCATCCTCGGGCTAGAGAAGTGTATTTAAAACTGGAGGATATGAACGCGAAGCTGCAGGAGCACGGGCATCGTGCAAGAACTCGAGAAGTGTTGTTTGACATCGAGGAGGAAGAAAAGGAAGAAGCTCTTTCTTACCACAGCGAGAGGCTAGCAATCGCGTTCGCACTCATCGCGACAGATTCTTGCACGCCGGTGAGGATCATAAAGAACCTCCGGGTATGTGTGGATTGTCATTCTAGTACTAAGCTTTTATCTCGCATATATGGGAGAGAGATTATAGTTAGAGATAGAACTAGGTTCCACCACTTCAACAATGGCAGCTGCTCTTGTTTGGACTACTGGTAG
- the LOC121794125 gene encoding pentatricopeptide repeat-containing protein At5g43790-like isoform X2, with the protein MTFAAISSDSIPECSYLNAQNESLKQKTCLVVHVLNAKGIRDTRWASWCRKINSDMMRAVSPTLNCPILHLLQKCKTFNTLKQVHAQMITTGLILHTYPISRILLISSSLSPLPYTLAIFSRAPNPSIFLYNTLISRLTVNNQVKLALSLYDQMLADPNLRPNNYTYPSLFKAFAAQQWFKHGQALHVHILKFIYPLRDNFVQASLLNFYSRCGRVDIARYFFDQIMEPDLATWNSILSAYARNSSVSLSGDPRLLDENTSSSLEVLNLFGHMQKSGAEPSEVTLVAIITACAELGALGQGIWAHVYIIKNALSLNHYIGTALITLYTNCGRLGFASQLFYQLPHTDIFCFNAMIRGLAIHGRGCEALDLFETMKHKGLTPDNVTMLAVMCACSHVGLVDEGRRYFELMTSIYGLKPKIEHYCCLVDLLGRAGLVKEAEERILTIPMKPNAVLWRCLLGAARVHGDLETGEVALKKLVELEPETSGNYVLLSNMYSCKKKWDDAKRVRQLMKERGVEKMPGSSLVEVDGSMHEFLAGDKSHPRAREVYLKLEDMNAKLQEHGHRARTREVLFDIEEEEKEEALSYHSERLAIAFALIATDSCTPVRIIKNLRVCVDCHSSTKLLSRIYGREIIVRDRTRFHHFNNGSCSCLDYW; encoded by the exons ATGACATTTGCTGCAATTAGTTCTG ATTCCATTCCAGAGTGCAGCTACTTGAATGCACAAAACGAATCTCTGAAGCAAAAGACCTGTCTTGTAGTCCACGTACTGAATGCTAAAGGGATAAGGGATACAAGATGGGCTTCTTGGTGTCGCAAGATCAACTCCGACATGATGAGAGCAGTAAGCCCAACACTCAACTGTCCAATCCTCCACCTCTTGCAAAAATGCAAGACTTTCAATACTTTGAAACAAGTACATGCTCAAATGATCACAACTGGCCTCATTCTCCACACCTACCCTATCAGCCGTATTCTCCTCATATCTTCTTCACTGTCTCCATTACCCTATACGTTGGCAATATTCAGCCGTGCCCCCAACCCAAGCATATTTCTTTACAACACCCTCATCTCACGCCTCACTGTAAACAATCAAGTGAAACTTGCCCTTTCTCTTTATGACCAGATGCTTGCTGACCCCAATCTCAGACCCAATAATTATACATACCCATCTCTATTTAAGGCATTTGCAGCCCAACAATGGTTCAAACACGGCCAAGCCCTACATGTGCACATCCTAAAATTCATTTACCCTCTTCGCGACAATTTTGTTCAAGCATCATTGCTTAATTTTTATTCAAGATGTGGAAGAGTGGATATTGCTAGATATTTCTTTGATCAGATAATGGAACCAGACTTAGCAACATGGAACTCTATATTATCTGCTTATGCACGGAACTCTAGTGTTAGCTTATCAGGCGACCCTCGCCTTTTGGATGAGAACACGAGTTCATCTCTGGAGGTTTTAAATCTGTTCGGCCACATGCAGAAGTCTGGGGCAGAGCCAAGTGAAGTGACATTAGTCGCCATAATTACTGCATGTGCCGAATTAGGCGCCCTTGGCCAAGGCATCTGGGCGCATGTTTATATAATCAAGAATGCACTTAGCCTCAATCACTATATCGGCACAGCACTAATTACCCTCTACACAAATTGTGGCCGTCTTGGATTTGCTAGTCAATTGTTCTACCAGCTGCCTCATACAGATATATTCTGTTTCAATGCCATGATTAGAGGTCTTGCAATCCATGGCCGTGGATGCGAGGCTCTTGATTTATTTGAGACAATGAAGCATAAGGGTCTCACCCCCGATAATGTGACAATGCTGGCTGTAATGTGTGCTTGCTCACATGTGGGATTGGTGGATGAAGGGCGCAGATATTTTGAGTTGATGACCAGTATCTACGGACTTAAGCCTAAAATTGAGCACTATTGTTGCCTGGTGGATCTTTTGGGTCGAGCTGGGCTGGTTAAGGAAGCTGAGGAAAGGATTCTGACAATTCCAATGAAGCCTAATGCGGTTTTGTGGCGGTGTTTACTTGGGGCAGCTCGAGTTCATGGAGATCTCGAGACAGGTGAAGTTGCACTAAAGAAGCTAGTAGAGCTGGAGCCGGAGACTAGTGGGAATTATGTGCTTTTGTCGAACATGTATTCGTGCAAGAAGAAATGGGACGACGCCAAAAGAGTAAGGCAGTTGATGAAAGAGCGGGGCGTGGAGAAAATGCCCGGGAGCAGTTTAGTTGAAGTTGATGGTTCAATGCACGAGTTTCTTGCTGGTGACAAGAGCCATCCTCGGGCTAGAGAAGTGTATTTAAAACTGGAGGATATGAACGCGAAGCTGCAGGAGCACGGGCATCGTGCAAGAACTCGAGAAGTGTTGTTTGACATCGAGGAGGAAGAAAAGGAAGAAGCTCTTTCTTACCACAGCGAGAGGCTAGCAATCGCGTTCGCACTCATCGCGACAGATTCTTGCACGCCGGTGAGGATCATAAAGAACCTCCGGGTATGTGTGGATTGTCATTCTAGTACTAAGCTTTTATCTCGCATATATGGGAGAGAGATTATAGTTAGAGATAGAACTAGGTTCCACCACTTCAACAATGGCAGCTGCTCTTGTTTGGACTACTGGTAG
- the LOC121803266 gene encoding phospholipase A(1) DAD1, chloroplastic-like, with the protein MSFPITKCVRPCNQASIPTLQNVGTITNPTTTITFKPQSPNKISSSPSSSSSLPKLSHNWEYYQGVDNWKGLLDPLDDTLRLEIIRYGNFVEAAYCSCNFHPSPSTPYASCRFPKSKILSQSGFPATGYRVTKNLTATSGIHLPGWAPTWMTTRSSWIGYIAVCHDRREIARLGRRDVVIALRGTATGLEWLENMRATLTPLTNGDGENEAMVESGFLSLYTSASGNKPSLQTLVREGISKIMQKYGGERLSLTITGHSLGAALATLAAYDVKETFADAAPMVTVMSFAGPRVGNWSFRCRLEEQGTKVLRIVNSDDVITKVPGFVVDGDELSAGWVRKVQWVYADVGCELRLSSRDAPGLNGINIAACHELKTYLRLVNGSNCPFRATARKMINKTFAQ; encoded by the coding sequence ATGAGTTTCCCAATTACAAAATGTGTACGGCCATGCAATCAAGCATCCATTCCCACACTACAAAATGTAGGCACCATCACTAATCCCACCACTACTATCACCTTCAAACCCCAATCTCCAAATAAAATATCATCGTCGCCGTCGTCATCGTCGTCGCTGCCCAAGCTGAGCCACAACTGGGAGTACTACCAAGGTGTCGACAACTGGAAGGGTCTCCTCGACCCCCTCGACGACACCCTACGCCTCGAGATCATCCGGTATGGAAACTTCGTCGAAGCCGCCTACTGCTCATGCAACTTCCACCCCTCCCCCTCCACCCCCTACGCCTCCTGTCGCTTCCCCAAATCAAAAATCCTATCCCAGTCTGGCTTTCCTGCCACTGGCTACCGCGTCACAAAGAATCTCACCGCCACGTCAGGGATCCACCTGCCAGGCTGGGCCCCCACCTGGATGACCACGCGGTCCAGCTGGATAGGCTACATCGCTGTCTGCCACGACCGCCGCGAGATCGCCCGCCTAGGCCGCCGCGACGTCGTCATCGCCCTCCGCGGCACCGCCACCGGCCTAGAGTGGCTGGAGAACATGAGAGCCACTCTAACGCCGTTAACTAATGGCGACGGCGAAAACGAGGCGATGGTGGAAAGCGGTTTCCTGAGCTTGTACACGTCAGCATCCGGCAACAAACCCAGCTTGCAAACCCTAGTGAGAGAGGGGATTTCAAAAATCATGCAGAAATACGGCGGGGAGCGCCTCAGCCTGACTATCACCGGCCACTCCCTCGGCGCTGCGCTGGCAACGCTGGCGGCTTACGACGTCAAAGAGACGTTCGCGGACGCGGCGCCGATGGTGACGGTGATGTCATTCGCCGGGCCGCGCGTGGGGAACTGGAGCTTCCGGTGCCGCCTCGAGGAGCAGGGGACGAAGGTGCTGCGCATCGTCAACTCCGACGATGTGATCACGAAGGTGCCCGGATTCGTGGTCGACGGCGACGAGTTATCGGCCGGGTGGGTGCGGAAGGTGCAGTGGGTGTACGCGGACGTCGGGTGCGAACTGCGCCTGAGCAGCCGCGACGCGCCCGGGCTCAACGGGATCAACATCGCCGCCTGCCACGAGCTCAAGACGTACCTGCGTCTCGTCAACGGCTCCAACTGCCCCTTCCGCGCCACCGCTAGAAAAATGATCAACAAAACCTTTGctcaataa